One part of the Ornithodoros turicata isolate Travis chromosome 2, ASM3712646v1, whole genome shotgun sequence genome encodes these proteins:
- the LOC135383564 gene encoding Na(+)/citrate cotransporter-like: MIGQFSTPEEVSLQDLAQHSPQRRFQTATFYVRVFSMYVIPIVLIPLIRTRSPRNHCAYVVLNMVFFWLFESLPPAIVSWIPLFLLPCFVRIDIAQLLEYYISETTLMYIGYAMVMNEVENTHLHKRLILTLLLMLGAKTGFVIGGFVMTAVIVSMWTSAVRTAAVLLPIAMEAIQHVQDNRLCHILELRTMDIRKRRPSAAPPRIGTPIMEARFLIDSDIVIPDVIHILHEFFSVRKKLLIGISFSAVLGSMGSVFGCGASIFVKALLAEIYNYHNLTLYNWFVCHMPLTVLCALLLWIILTTCYLTESMVNDHITRRAFQDVIYRRLEELGPIKRPELLVLAVIIVFALYTTVRHINNSLENEAPSAVATSESMAVLIAFLAVYTITVCFDDAEWSDMEENNWDLRLRNSVKHLSWALVITIGAGICVMKLILVFDLLEYIEGMLPRRLVQSPFGLQLVVVLTALVMAEINDSLNNIVVFTPLLCCASRLAKIHPDYLLTPFVYCSNFGFLLPTATPISEFVADFADLQDDDFLLPGLALKLGCTSLVLLAYNTWCWDYLHLSHSNLTLWQTNDTLVAAAARPQNSWLD, from the exons ATGATTGGCCAATTTTCAACACCGGAGGAGGTTTCGCTCCAGGACTTGGCTCAGCACAGTCCACAGCGTCGGTTCCAGACAGCCACTTTCTACGTGCGTGTCTTCAGCATGTATGTTATCCCCATCGTCCTGATACCGCTCATCCGAACAAGGTCTCCGAGAAATCACTGTGCCTACGTCGTCCTCAACATGGTCTTCTTCTGGCTATTCGAA TCCCTTCCACCTGCCATCGTATCTTGGATCCCATTATTTCTTCTACCGTGCTTCGTGCGCATCGATATAGCCCAGCTCCTTGAATACTACATTTCAGAGACGACGCTGATGTACATCGG GTATGCCATGGTAATGAACGAGGTAGAGAACACTCACCTGCATAAGCGGCTCATCCTGACCCTTCTCCTGATGCTCGGCGCCAAGACTGGCTTCGTCATCGGAGGCTTCGTAATGACCGCTGTAATCGTATCCATGTGGACCAGCGCTGTGCGCACAGCTGCAGTGCTTCTTCCTATCGCCATGGAGGCCATCCAGCACGTACAGGACAACCGGCTCTGCCACATTCTCGAACTCCGCACCATGGACATAAGGAAAAGACGTCCATCAGCCGCTCCTCCTCGCATCGGTACTCCGATCATGGAAGCTCGATTTCTAATCGACAGCGACATAGTGATACCCGATGTGATCCACATCTTGCACGAATTCTTCTCTGTGCGGAAGAAGCTCCTCATTGGTATCAGCTTCTCGGCTGTCCTCGGCAGCATGGGATCCGTGTTCGGTTGCGGAGCGAGCATCTTCGTGAAGGCACTATTGGCGGAAATATATAACTACCACAACCTCACCCTGTATAACTGGTTCGTCTGTCACATGCCACTGACCGTGTTGTGCGCGCTTCTACTGTGGATCATTCTGACTACGTGTTACTTAACAGAGAGCATGGTGAACGACCACATAACTCGGCGAGCGTTTCAAGATGTCATTTACCGACGTCTAGAGGAGCTCGGTCCCATCAAGCGCCCAGAGCTGCTCGTTCTTGCGGTCATAATCGTCTTCGCCTTGTACACAACCGTTCGCCACATAAATAATTCGTTGGAAAACGAAGCGCCATCGGCCGTTGCTACATCCGAAAGCATGGCAGTATTGATAGCATTCCTGGCAGTGTACACGATCACAGTTTGCTTTGATGACGCAGAATGGTCAGACATGGAAGAAAACAACTGGGATCTCAGGCTACGCAATTCTGTAAAACATCTGTCCTGGGCGCTGGTAATTACTATCGGAGCAGGGATATGCGTGATGAAGTTGATTCTGGTCTTCGACCTGCTGGAGTACATTGAGGGCATGCTTCCAAGACGTCTCGTGCAGTCTCCGTTTGGGCTGCAACTTGTGGTTGTCCTCACCGCACTCGTAATGGCTGAGATCAATGACTCTTTGAACAACATCGTTGTCTTCACGCCTCTCCTATGTTGTGCTTCACGATTGGCAAAG ATCCACCCTGACTACCTGCTGACGCCTTTCGTGTACTGCTCCAACTTTGGATTTTTACTTCCCACCGCCACTCCCATCAGCGAGTTCGTAGCCGATTTTGCTGACCTACAGGACGACGATTTTCTTCTACCAGGCTTGGCATTGAAACTAGGCTGCACCTCCTTGGTGCTCCTGGCCTACAATACCTGGTGCTGGGACTATCTTCACCTTTCGCATTCAAATCTCACTCTTTGGCAAACAAATGACACGCTGGTCGCCGCCGCCGCGAGGCCTCAAAACTCGTGGTTGGACTAA